The genome window CGGCGCCGCCGCCGGGCTGGCTAAGCCACTGTTAGGTGGCTCAGCCAGCATACCCCGTGTATAACACGGAGGCTGACGAGGGGTGGCTCCGCCCCCCTTCGATCCCCTGGGAAATGCACGCGCCTGATGCCGCGTTGAGGTCGCGGGCGGCGGCTTCGGAATCGGTCGGCTCGTCCGTCTCGGAGCGGCAGCCATTCACCGGCGCATGTACCCGCAGACCCGTTGGCCCTGTAGCGGTTCTTGTCTACAGGATGATTCGTAGATACGTTGATCTACAACTTCTTTTCCGGAGGAGCTTGTTGCAACCCGAATCGTCGAACCACGATGCAGATCTGAGGTCTCTCCTGACGAGAGCGGCCGCCGCCGCTTCCTACTCGGGAAGAAAGATGATGGAGTCCGCCGGCCTGAGTTGGCAGTCGCTCGCTGCATGGAAGGCCGGAACCCGAAGGCCCCGGGCCGAGAGTATCCACGCAGTCGGTCACGCCCTGCTGCTCCGCGGGGATCGGATCCGACGGATTGGCTTCGAGTTGATTCGGGCCGCTGAGCGGGAATCCGGTCACGGAAGGGTCTCCCCGGTGACCGATGATGGCCCGCAACAAGTCCTGTTCGCTCCGTCAAGGGCCACCGATGAGACGCTACGGCCCTCGGCAGGTGTCGGTAGTCCGAGGGGTTGAGTCGTGGATCGCGTAACGCGCGAGCAGCGTAGCAGCATGATGTCGGCGGTTCGCTCCAAGAACACGAAACCGGAACTCCTCGTTCGTAAAGAGCTACACGCCCGAGGCTACCGATTCCGGCTGCATCGCCGCGATTTGCCGGGCACCCCCGACATCGTATTCCCGTCCCGGAAGTCCGCGATCTTCGTCAACGGCTGCTTCTGGCACGGGCATGCGTGCCCGTCAGGCGCGCTACCTGCCACCAGACGAGCCTTCTGGAAGGCGAAGATCGACCGCAACAAGGATCGGGACGCCAAGAGCCGGGGCGAACTCGAAACGGGCGGGTGGAGCGTCCTTGTGGTGTGGGAATGTGAGCTACGGCAACCGGATGCGGTGGATCGTATCGCCTCTTGGCTTGATGCGGATCGAACCCGCGATCCTAGCCGGAATGGCGCACCATGAGGGGTTCGGAGCAGCCGATTGCGGTCGTGGATCTGTTCTCCGGTGCCGGAGGTATGTCCTTTGGCTTCAAGGCGCACGGCGCATTCGAGATGATCGGCGCGGCCGATGCGGAGATCGGCAAGCCCACTTCCGGCAACGGGCGGTTGCAGTGCAACACCACCTATCGCAATAACATCGGAATCGACCCCAAGCGGATCGACCTCGGGGAGGTTGCTCCGACCGATGTGCGCGGCGTATTGGGCATCGGCGAGCGTGCGGTCAATGTCTTGAGCGTGTGTCCACCTTGCACCGGCTTCACCCGAACCAACCCCCAGAATCATCTGCGGGACGACTGCCGCAACGGGTTCGTTCCCAAGGCCGCAGACTTCGCGGTGGCCTTGGACGCGGACATCGTAGTAATGGAGAACGCGCGCGAACTCATACGCGGCAACTTCCGGCACCACTACCGCGCCTTCCGCGAATGCTTGGAGAACAGCGGCTACAGCGTATTCGGGCGGAACTACCTGCTAAGCCGGTTCGGGCTCCCACAAATCCGCGAACGGGCCATTGTCATCGCTACCCGCGAAGGGCTGCCCCTCTACACGCTGGAGAGCTTGTGGGACGGCTGGAGCGTGAAGGAAAGCGCCAGCACGGTTCGTCGGGCGCTCTCGGTCGCCTCGGGAGCGAAGGACGCAGACCACCGTTACCCAGGATTCGGATCGGAAACGGTCAAGCGCCGACTAGCCGCCATTCCCCGTGACGGCGGCTCTTGGATGGACCTGTTGGACCATCCTGAAGCCGAAGAACTGCTGACCGGATCCATGAAGAGGATTGCGGCAGCCGAGAGATTCGGGTCTTATCCGGACGTCTACGGTCGGATGGCTTGGGACAGGCCCGCCCCTACGATCAAGCGCGAGTGTGCCCATATCGGGAATGGGAGGTACGCCCACCCGGAACGGGACCGGCTTTGCACGGTTGCGGAAATGGCAGTCCTCAACGGGTTCCCCCACAACTACCGGTTCAACGGCTCGTCGCTGGCAAACACTTACCGTCATATCGGGGATGCGGTTCCCCCGCTGATTTCCTATCAGCTCGCGCACCTCTGCCGCTGGATCCTGACGAACGAGCGGCCCAGCATCCTGGAGCTCGTCTTGGCCGACACGAGTCTGCGAGTTTCCGATCTGTTGGGCGAAGCGGCATGACTAGCCCACCGGACTCCACGGAACAGAGATACCTCGACGAGCTACTCGCTGCGATGCGTGGTCCCTGCGAGGCCACGTTCCCCGCATACCCGGTTGCCGATACCCTTCCCGAACTGAAGTTTCCATCCGACACGCCCTCCGCTCCAACCCCGTCATTCCTCAGCGAGCGGTTCGAGAAGGAATTCCGCACGACACTGCTCATTCACCACTACTTTCTCAAGGCCCCGCTGGCGAGGAACTCGTTCGAGGCGGCGTTCGTTCGGGCGGCGCGCGCAGGGGGTCACGACATCCAGAAAGCACCCGAAGGTCAGCGCTTCTGGGATGTCGAGATGGACGGCCAACGGATCAGCCTGAAGTCCACGTCAGCGAAGGACCTACGAGTCGGATCACTGCACATCTCCAAGCTGTGTGAGGCCGCATGGATCCAGGACGCCCGCAGTGCCTCCCACCGAGAAAGGAACACCAAACAGTTGTTCGCAGAGTACACGGCGACGGTGAACGCCATCATTCAACTGCGGCTGTTCAAGAAGAAGGGGCTCTACGAAATGGTGAGGATACCGACCTCCGTCTTGGCTCAAGTCGCCGATGTCCCTCGTGTCGAATTCGCGTCTGAAGGCCCATCCATCGGCATCCCGGTTGGCCAAGATCCGCCGGACTTCACGTTGAAGCTCGACAGATCAGACGCGAAGGTCACACTGGCGAGAATCGACAAGAGGGTGTGTACCGTCGAAGGAACCTGGCGGCTCGCACCGCAGACACCGCGTTAGGCTAGCTTGGTCATGGCGCGTCGGAGATCTCGACCAACTGGACCGACCGAGCCGTGCGAGCGATACGTTAGGCTTGCTCCTCTGGATGTCGAGCAAGAGATGGCCCTCGCGCTTTCTGCCCGGGCTTTTTTTTCTCCGTCAAACTACCAGAAGAGCTGCCAGACCATCGGCAAGGTACCATCATCCCGCAGCATCCTCCCGCTGTCAGGTCTTGACTTCATGGAGTTCCTGAAGGCTACCGAGCTGATAGGAAATCCTGATCGATACATCTACCAAGTGCGGCACCTGCTCGAACGAATGACAGCGAACAACATCCTCGTCGAAGTATCCGGGGCCGACTCAAGCTACGTTATGATGCCCAAGAGCTACTACGCCCTGAGCGAGATTTCGACGATACGCAGTGCCGGTACGCTCTGGCTAGGTAAGACACTGGGTGGCCGATTCCTCCACCGCCAGATTT of Acidobacteriota bacterium contains these proteins:
- a CDS encoding very short patch repair endonuclease — protein: MMSAVRSKNTKPELLVRKELHARGYRFRLHRRDLPGTPDIVFPSRKSAIFVNGCFWHGHACPSGALPATRRAFWKAKIDRNKDRDAKSRGELETGGWSVLVVWECELRQPDAVDRIASWLDADRTRDPSRNGAP
- a CDS encoding DNA cytosine methyltransferase, which produces MRGSEQPIAVVDLFSGAGGMSFGFKAHGAFEMIGAADAEIGKPTSGNGRLQCNTTYRNNIGIDPKRIDLGEVAPTDVRGVLGIGERAVNVLSVCPPCTGFTRTNPQNHLRDDCRNGFVPKAADFAVALDADIVVMENARELIRGNFRHHYRAFRECLENSGYSVFGRNYLLSRFGLPQIRERAIVIATREGLPLYTLESLWDGWSVKESASTVRRALSVASGAKDADHRYPGFGSETVKRRLAAIPRDGGSWMDLLDHPEAEELLTGSMKRIAAAERFGSYPDVYGRMAWDRPAPTIKRECAHIGNGRYAHPERDRLCTVAEMAVLNGFPHNYRFNGSSLANTYRHIGDAVPPLISYQLAHLCRWILTNERPSILELVLADTSLRVSDLLGEAA